From the Streptomyces sp. Tu 2975 genome, one window contains:
- a CDS encoding NCS1 family nucleobase:cation symporter-1, translating to MTATVPHVPSEEPIPDPAGRVELPPGTTLADSRFVNDDLLPVPVARRRWTTYNFAALWVGMAHNIPSWLLASGLVALGMDWKQAVFTIALANVIVLLPMLLTGHAGPKYGIPFPVLARASFGLRGANLPAMVRAAVACAWFGIQTWIGGQGIFVLLGKIFGGWAEAAEVGGQPWTLWVCFVLFWVLELAIIYRGMEALRRFENWAAPFVIVGAVVLLVWVTAKAGGVGPLLDQPSKLGWGADFWPVFFPSLMGMIAFWATLSLNIPDFTRFGAGQRAQIRGQTLGLPTTMTLFALLSVFVTSGSQAVYGAAVWDPVALAAKTDNVFGLLFALVTVLVATISVNIAANVVSPAYDLANLAPRFINFRTGALITGVVGVLIMPWKLTESPELYIFTWLGLVGGLLGTVAGILIADYWLVRRTVLDLTALYTPGGPYWYTSGWNLRAVAAFVVGGVLAVGGSHSAPGKGPFPEDGLIPFLRPLADYGWAVGLAASLVLYVVLMRVGGQPRTAARGR from the coding sequence ATGACCGCGACCGTCCCGCACGTGCCGTCGGAAGAACCGATACCGGACCCGGCGGGACGTGTCGAACTCCCGCCGGGCACCACCCTCGCGGACAGTCGTTTCGTCAACGACGACCTGCTGCCCGTGCCGGTCGCCCGCCGCCGGTGGACCACGTACAACTTCGCCGCCCTGTGGGTGGGCATGGCCCACAACATCCCCTCCTGGCTGCTCGCCTCCGGGCTCGTCGCGCTCGGCATGGACTGGAAGCAGGCGGTGTTCACCATCGCCCTGGCCAACGTCATCGTGCTGCTGCCGATGCTGCTGACCGGGCACGCCGGCCCCAAGTACGGCATCCCCTTCCCCGTGCTCGCCCGCGCCTCGTTCGGGCTGCGCGGCGCGAACCTGCCCGCGATGGTCCGTGCCGCGGTGGCCTGCGCCTGGTTCGGCATCCAGACCTGGATCGGCGGCCAGGGCATCTTCGTCCTGCTCGGCAAGATCTTCGGTGGCTGGGCGGAGGCGGCCGAGGTCGGCGGGCAGCCGTGGACGCTGTGGGTCTGCTTCGTCCTCTTCTGGGTGCTGGAACTCGCCATCATCTACCGCGGGATGGAGGCGCTGCGCCGGTTCGAGAACTGGGCCGCGCCGTTCGTCATCGTCGGCGCGGTGGTGCTGCTGGTGTGGGTCACGGCCAAGGCCGGCGGTGTCGGCCCGCTGCTCGACCAGCCGTCGAAGCTGGGCTGGGGCGCGGACTTCTGGCCGGTCTTCTTCCCGTCCCTGATGGGCATGATCGCCTTCTGGGCGACCCTTTCGCTGAACATCCCCGACTTCACCCGGTTCGGGGCGGGCCAGCGCGCCCAGATCCGGGGCCAGACGCTGGGCCTGCCCACCACGATGACCCTGTTCGCGCTGCTGTCGGTGTTCGTCACGTCCGGCTCGCAGGCGGTGTACGGGGCCGCCGTGTGGGACCCGGTCGCGCTGGCGGCCAAGACCGACAACGTCTTCGGACTGCTCTTCGCCCTGGTCACCGTGCTCGTCGCGACCATCTCGGTGAACATTGCGGCCAACGTGGTGTCACCGGCGTACGACCTGGCGAACCTGGCGCCCAGGTTCATCAACTTCCGTACCGGGGCGCTGATCACCGGCGTCGTCGGCGTGCTGATCATGCCGTGGAAGCTGACGGAGTCGCCCGAGCTGTACATCTTCACCTGGCTGGGGCTCGTGGGCGGGCTGCTCGGCACCGTCGCCGGCATCCTCATCGCCGATTACTGGCTGGTGCGCCGGACCGTCCTCGATCTGACCGCGCTCTACACACCCGGCGGTCCCTACTGGTACACCTCGGGCTGGAACCTGCGTGCCGTGGCCGCCTTCGTGGTCGGTGGGGTGCTCGCGGTCGGCGGCTCCCACTCGGCCCCGGGCAAGGGCCCGTTCCCGGAGGACGGCCTGATCCCGTTCCTGCGGCCCCTCGCGGACTACGGCTGGGCGGTGGGCCTCGCGGCGTCGCTGGTGCTGTACGTGGTGCTCATGCGGGTCGGCGGACAGCCCCGCACAGCGGCTCGAGGGCGCTGA
- a CDS encoding TIGR03842 family LLM class F420-dependent oxidoreductase: protein MDFGLVLQTDPPASAVVGLMRRAERNGFRYGWTFDSAVLWQEPFVIYSRILEHTTKLTVGPMVTNPGTRTLEVTASTFATLNEMYGNRTVCGIGRGDSAMRVAGRSPNTLARLGEAIDVIRDLAEGRETAVEGRPLRIPWVRGGKLPVWMAAYGPKALALAGQKADGFILQLADLYLTEYMVKAVRTAAADAGRDPASVTVCVAAPAYVSDDLAHAREQCRWFGGMVGNHVADLVSRYGEHSDLVPEALTAYIKGRHGYDYSHHGRAGNPSTDFVPDEIVDRFCLLGPAEAHIEKLQALRDLGVDQFALYNMHDAKETTIDAYGAEIIPALNR, encoded by the coding sequence GTGGACTTCGGACTCGTCCTGCAGACCGACCCGCCCGCGTCCGCGGTCGTCGGGCTGATGCGGCGCGCGGAACGCAACGGCTTCCGCTACGGCTGGACCTTCGACTCCGCGGTGCTGTGGCAGGAGCCGTTCGTGATCTACAGCCGCATCCTGGAGCACACGACGAAACTCACCGTCGGCCCCATGGTGACCAACCCCGGCACCCGCACCTTGGAGGTGACCGCCTCCACCTTCGCCACCCTCAACGAGATGTACGGCAACCGCACCGTGTGCGGTATCGGGCGCGGTGACTCCGCCATGCGGGTGGCGGGCCGCAGTCCGAACACGCTCGCCAGGCTCGGTGAGGCGATCGACGTGATCCGCGACCTCGCGGAAGGGCGCGAGACCGCCGTCGAGGGCCGGCCGCTGCGGATCCCGTGGGTCAGGGGCGGGAAGCTGCCGGTGTGGATGGCGGCGTACGGGCCCAAGGCCCTGGCTCTCGCCGGGCAGAAGGCCGACGGCTTCATCCTCCAGCTGGCGGACCTGTATCTGACGGAGTACATGGTGAAGGCCGTGCGCACCGCGGCCGCCGACGCCGGACGCGACCCGGCCTCCGTCACCGTCTGCGTCGCGGCGCCCGCGTACGTGAGCGACGACCTGGCACACGCCCGGGAGCAGTGCCGGTGGTTCGGCGGAATGGTGGGCAACCACGTCGCCGACCTCGTCTCCCGCTACGGCGAGCACTCCGACCTGGTCCCGGAGGCGCTCACCGCCTACATCAAGGGGCGGCACGGCTACGACTACAGCCACCACGGCCGCGCCGGCAATCCGTCCACCGACTTCGTCCCCGACGAGATCGTCGACCGGTTCTGCCTGCTCGGGCCGGCCGAGGCGCACATCGAGAAGCTCCAGGCGCTGCGCGACCTGGGCGTCGACCAGTTCGCGCTCTACAACATGCACGACGCGAAGGAAACGACGATCGACGCGTACGGCGCGGAGATCATCCCGGCACTGAACCGCTGA
- the hydA gene encoding dihydropyrimidinase: MSNRTLIRGGLVVTAADEMHADVLVEDGRIAALAAHNSPVSQTWTAARTIDATNKYVLPGGVDAHTHMELPFGGTFASDTFETGTRAAAWGGTTTIIDFAVQTVGRALREGLDAWYAKADGNCAIDYGFHMILSDVNEQSLKEMDLLVEEGITSFKLFMAYPGVFYSDDGRILRAMQRSAVNGGLIMMHAENGIAIDVLVEQALAEGRTDPRYHGEVRKVLLEAEATHRAIQLARVAGAPLYVVHVSAEEAVAELATARDKGLPVFGETCPQYLFLSTENLAEPDFGGAKYVCSTPLRPREHQAALWRGLRTNDLQVVSTDHCPFCFTGQKELGRGDFSKIPNGLPGVENRMDLLHQAVVDGHISRRRWIEIACATPARMFGLYPKKGTIAPGADADIVIYDPHAEQTLSVRTHHMNVDYSAYEGKQITGQVETVLSRGEVVIDGRTFTGRAGHGVYTPRSTCQYLN, from the coding sequence ATGAGCAACCGCACCCTGATCCGCGGCGGACTCGTCGTGACCGCCGCCGACGAGATGCACGCCGACGTGCTCGTCGAGGACGGCCGTATCGCCGCGCTCGCCGCGCACAACTCGCCCGTCTCGCAGACGTGGACGGCCGCCCGCACGATCGACGCGACCAACAAGTACGTCCTGCCGGGCGGCGTCGACGCCCACACCCATATGGAGCTGCCGTTCGGCGGCACCTTCGCCTCCGACACGTTCGAGACGGGCACCCGCGCCGCCGCCTGGGGCGGCACGACCACCATCATCGACTTCGCGGTGCAGACGGTGGGGCGGGCGCTGCGGGAGGGCCTCGACGCCTGGTACGCCAAGGCCGACGGCAACTGCGCCATCGACTACGGCTTCCACATGATCCTCTCCGACGTCAACGAGCAGTCGCTGAAGGAGATGGACCTGCTGGTGGAGGAGGGCATCACCTCCTTCAAACTCTTCATGGCCTACCCCGGCGTCTTCTACAGCGACGACGGCCGGATCCTGCGCGCGATGCAGCGCTCCGCCGTCAACGGCGGCCTGATCATGATGCACGCGGAGAACGGCATCGCCATCGACGTGCTGGTCGAGCAGGCGCTCGCCGAGGGCCGCACCGATCCGCGGTACCACGGCGAGGTCCGCAAGGTCCTGCTGGAGGCAGAGGCCACCCACCGGGCCATCCAGCTCGCCCGCGTCGCCGGCGCCCCGCTGTACGTGGTGCACGTCTCCGCGGAGGAGGCCGTGGCGGAGCTCGCCACGGCCCGCGACAAGGGACTGCCCGTCTTCGGCGAGACCTGCCCGCAGTACCTCTTCCTGTCCACCGAGAACCTCGCGGAGCCGGATTTCGGGGGCGCCAAGTACGTCTGCTCCACGCCGCTCAGGCCGCGCGAGCACCAGGCGGCACTGTGGCGGGGCCTGCGCACCAACGACCTCCAGGTGGTCTCCACCGACCATTGCCCCTTCTGCTTCACGGGGCAGAAGGAACTCGGCCGCGGAGACTTCTCGAAGATCCCCAACGGTCTCCCGGGCGTGGAGAACCGCATGGACCTCCTCCACCAGGCGGTCGTCGACGGGCACATCAGCCGCCGCCGCTGGATCGAGATCGCCTGCGCAACGCCCGCCAGGATGTTCGGCCTCTATCCGAAGAAGGGCACCATCGCCCCCGGCGCCGACGCCGACATCGTCATCTACGACCCGCACGCCGAACAGACCCTGTCCGTCCGGACACACCACATGAACGTCGACTACTCGGCGTACGAGGGCAAGCAGATCACCGGCCAGGTGGAGACCGTGCTGTCCCGGGGCGAAGTGGTCATCGACGGACGGACGTTCACCGGCCGCGCCGGACACGGCGTGTACACCCCCCGCTCCACCTGCCAGTACCTGAACTAG
- a CDS encoding aspartate aminotransferase family protein, with product MTDLYERHRAVIPDWVALYYKQPIEITHGEGRHVWDADGNRYLDFFGGILTTMTAHALPEVTKAVSDQAGRLIHSSTLYLNRPMVELAERIAALSGIPDARVFFTTSGTEANDTALLLATGHRRSNQILAMRNSYHGRSFSAVSVTGNHAWSPTSLSPLQTLYVHGGVRSRGPFAQLSDAQFIEACVADLEDLLGHTHDVAALIAEPVQGVGGFTSPPDGLYAAFREVLDRHGILWISDEVQTGWGRTGEHFWGWQAHGRSGPPDILTFAKGIGNGMSVGGVVARAGIMNCLDANSISTFGGSPVTMAAGVANLSYLLEHDLQGNARRVGGLLIERLRGIAAGVPAVREVRGRGLMIGIELVRPGTDEADPQAAATVLEAAREGGLLIGKGGGHDTSVLRIAPPLSLTVAEAEEGALVLERALRRL from the coding sequence GTGACCGACCTCTACGAGCGGCACCGTGCCGTCATCCCCGACTGGGTGGCGCTCTACTACAAGCAGCCGATCGAGATCACCCACGGCGAGGGACGCCATGTGTGGGACGCGGACGGCAACCGCTACCTGGACTTCTTCGGCGGCATCCTCACCACCATGACCGCGCACGCGCTGCCCGAGGTCACCAAGGCGGTGAGCGACCAGGCCGGACGGCTCATCCACTCCTCCACCCTCTACCTCAACCGCCCCATGGTGGAGCTCGCGGAACGGATCGCCGCGCTCTCCGGCATCCCGGACGCCCGCGTCTTCTTCACCACCTCCGGCACGGAGGCCAACGACACCGCGCTGCTGCTGGCCACCGGCCACCGCCGCTCCAACCAGATCCTGGCGATGCGCAACAGCTACCACGGCCGGTCGTTCTCCGCGGTCTCCGTCACCGGCAACCACGCCTGGTCGCCGACCAGCCTCTCGCCGCTCCAGACGCTGTACGTGCACGGAGGCGTCCGCAGCCGCGGCCCCTTCGCCCAACTCTCCGACGCGCAGTTCATCGAGGCCTGCGTCGCCGACCTCGAGGACCTCCTCGGACACACCCACGACGTGGCCGCGCTGATCGCGGAGCCGGTGCAGGGCGTCGGCGGCTTCACCTCACCGCCCGACGGTCTGTACGCCGCCTTCCGCGAGGTCCTGGACCGGCACGGCATCCTGTGGATCTCCGACGAGGTGCAGACCGGCTGGGGCCGCACCGGCGAGCACTTCTGGGGCTGGCAGGCCCACGGCCGAAGCGGTCCGCCCGACATCCTCACCTTCGCCAAGGGCATCGGCAACGGCATGTCCGTGGGCGGGGTCGTCGCCCGCGCCGGGATCATGAACTGCCTCGACGCGAACTCCATCTCCACCTTCGGTGGCAGCCCCGTCACCATGGCCGCCGGCGTGGCCAACCTCTCGTACCTCCTGGAGCACGACCTCCAGGGCAACGCCCGCCGGGTCGGCGGGCTGCTGATCGAGCGGCTGCGCGGCATCGCGGCGGGCGTGCCCGCGGTGCGGGAGGTACGGGGCCGGGGACTCATGATCGGCATCGAGCTGGTCAGGCCGGGCACCGACGAGGCGGACCCCCAGGCGGCGGCGACCGTCCTCGAGGCGGCCCGCGAGGGCGGGCTGCTGATCGGCAAGGGCGGCGGCCACGACACCAGCGTCCTGCGCATCGCGCCGCCGCTCTCCCTGACCGTCGCGGAAGCGGAAGAGGGCGCCCTGGTCCTCGAACGGGCGCTGCGCCGCCTGTAG
- a CDS encoding nitrilase-related carbon-nitrogen hydrolase — protein MATVVRAALVQATWTGDTESMIAKHEEHAREAARQGAKVIGFQEVFNAPYFCQVQDPEHYRWAEPVPDGPTVRRMQELARETGMVIVVPVFEVEGAGLYYNTAAVIDADGSYLGKYRKHHIPQVKGFWEKYYFRPGNAGWPVFDTAVGKVGVYICYDRHFPEGWRQLGLAGAQLVYNPSATHRGLSSYLWQLEQPAAAVANEYYVAAINRVGIEEYGDNDFYGTSYFVDPRGQFVGDVASDKEEELVVRDLDFDLIETVRQQWAFYRDRRPDAYEGLVQP, from the coding sequence ATGGCCACTGTCGTACGCGCCGCACTCGTCCAGGCCACCTGGACCGGCGACACCGAATCCATGATCGCCAAACATGAGGAACACGCCCGGGAGGCGGCCCGGCAGGGCGCCAAGGTCATCGGCTTCCAAGAGGTCTTCAACGCCCCTTACTTCTGCCAGGTCCAGGACCCCGAGCACTACCGCTGGGCGGAGCCGGTCCCGGACGGTCCGACGGTCCGGCGGATGCAGGAGCTCGCCCGCGAGACCGGCATGGTGATCGTGGTCCCGGTCTTCGAGGTCGAGGGCGCGGGCCTCTACTACAACACCGCCGCCGTGATCGACGCCGACGGCAGCTACCTGGGCAAGTACCGCAAGCACCACATCCCCCAGGTCAAGGGCTTCTGGGAGAAGTACTACTTCAGGCCCGGCAACGCCGGCTGGCCCGTGTTCGACACCGCGGTCGGCAAGGTCGGCGTCTACATCTGCTACGACCGCCACTTCCCGGAAGGCTGGCGGCAACTGGGTCTCGCCGGAGCCCAGTTGGTGTACAACCCGTCCGCTACGCATCGCGGACTGTCCTCCTACCTGTGGCAGCTGGAGCAACCCGCCGCCGCCGTCGCCAACGAGTACTACGTCGCCGCCATCAACCGCGTCGGCATCGAGGAGTACGGCGACAACGACTTCTACGGCACCAGCTACTTCGTCGACCCGCGCGGCCAGTTCGTCGGCGACGTCGCCAGCGACAAGGAGGAGGAACTCGTCGTACGGGACCTCGACTTCGACCTGATCGAGACGGTGCGACAGCAGTGGGCGTTCTACCGCGACCGCCGGCCCGACGCCTACGAGGGGCTGGTGCAGCCGTGA
- a CDS encoding PPOX class F420-dependent oxidoreductase produces MSAEMFASARYVSVTTFRKNGTGVATPVWFAVDGGELFLWTRTDSWKVKRLRNDSRVVVTVCDVRGKVEEGAPTAEGTARLLDGAELGVVRRLLSRKYTWQFWAVDWPAMIVRLGKRPHTGIAVTF; encoded by the coding sequence GTGAGTGCCGAGATGTTCGCCAGCGCCAGGTACGTCAGTGTCACCACGTTCCGCAAGAACGGGACCGGAGTGGCCACACCCGTGTGGTTCGCGGTGGACGGCGGTGAGCTGTTCCTCTGGACCCGCACGGACTCGTGGAAGGTCAAGCGCCTGCGGAACGACAGCCGGGTCGTCGTCACCGTCTGCGACGTACGGGGCAAGGTCGAGGAGGGCGCCCCGACCGCGGAGGGCACCGCCCGGCTCCTGGACGGAGCCGAACTGGGCGTGGTCCGCCGGCTCCTGTCACGCAAGTACACCTGGCAGTTCTGGGCCGTCGACTGGCCGGCGATGATCGTGCGACTCGGCAAGCGCCCGCACACCGGTATCGCGGTCACGTTCTGA
- a CDS encoding helix-turn-helix transcriptional regulator, with product MVRTPLTAEERERGERLGRLLRQARGDRSMVEVAAVAGISPETLRKIETGRAPTPAFFTVAALAVALGLSMDDLAVHCAPAPVPVQAPVPVPAA from the coding sequence ATGGTGCGCACCCCTCTCACCGCCGAAGAGCGCGAACGCGGCGAACGGCTCGGCCGGCTGCTCCGGCAGGCGCGCGGCGACCGCAGCATGGTCGAGGTGGCCGCCGTCGCGGGCATCTCCCCGGAGACACTGCGCAAGATCGAGACGGGGCGGGCCCCCACGCCGGCGTTCTTCACCGTCGCCGCGCTGGCCGTGGCGCTCGGCCTGTCCATGGACGACCTCGCCGTCCACTGCGCCCCGGCCCCCGTGCCCGTGCAGGCGCCCGTGCCGGTCCCGGCGGCGTGA
- a CDS encoding glycoside hydrolase family 75 protein: MRIRNTALAVAVGSVMIGTAALPAAAQPGPVPPPPAPGHYRTAPAAGVDAAELLAEVEHCTQISKGNYSTDRGKAANIPVCEHNGAVFWQADMDIDCDGRTSTRCNSRTDPSFQAATAFTGSDGEYLDAAELPFVVVPGPSPVWDYRASGIRGGSAAAIVHDGKVVYGVVGDTGPSGIIGEASYAAAEALGIDPDPATGGVPSGVTYIVFKDSKVSPIESRAAAEKLGEELARRFVGGN, encoded by the coding sequence GTGCGCATTCGAAACACCGCTCTCGCCGTGGCAGTCGGTTCGGTCATGATCGGAACGGCGGCGCTCCCGGCGGCAGCTCAGCCCGGCCCTGTCCCGCCGCCGCCCGCGCCCGGCCACTACCGCACGGCACCCGCGGCGGGTGTCGACGCGGCGGAGCTGCTGGCCGAGGTGGAGCACTGCACCCAGATCTCCAAGGGCAACTACAGCACCGACCGGGGCAAGGCGGCGAACATTCCCGTCTGCGAGCACAACGGTGCCGTCTTCTGGCAGGCGGACATGGACATCGACTGCGACGGCCGGACCAGCACCCGGTGCAACAGCCGCACCGACCCCTCGTTCCAGGCGGCCACTGCCTTCACCGGTTCGGACGGCGAGTATCTCGACGCGGCGGAGCTGCCGTTCGTCGTCGTGCCCGGCCCCAGCCCGGTCTGGGACTACAGGGCGTCGGGCATCCGAGGCGGTTCCGCGGCCGCGATCGTCCACGACGGCAAGGTCGTGTACGGCGTGGTCGGCGACACCGGGCCGAGCGGGATCATCGGGGAGGCGTCCTACGCGGCGGCGGAGGCGCTCGGGATCGACCCGGACCCGGCGACGGGCGGCGTTCCCTCCGGAGTCACCTACATCGTCTTCAAGGACTCGAAGGTGTCGCCGATCGAGAGCCGTGCCGCGGCGGAGAAACTGGGCGAGGAGCTGGCCCGGCGGTTCGTCGGCGGAAACTGA